The following are encoded together in the Streptomyces sp. NBC_01465 genome:
- a CDS encoding S8 family serine peptidase, with the protein MHVPRSPRRTRAVWAAAALSAAALLTGPLPAATAATQTTTPSAKVDSALLKAVDNGADTSFFVVLKDQADLTGAKTKTSHSAKAKAAYQELRSTATSGQKSLNAFLDKKKVGHTDYWITNAVRVTGDQDLVEQLAKRSDVASVVKAKSYKLDDLETSDAKVTGARTGAATEADGTTALDWGISDIKADQVWDQYQDRGEGIVVASVDSGVQYDHPDLVDNYRGNNGDGTFTNDYNFYDPSGTCATSTTPCDNAGHGTHTMGTMVGKNGIGVAPNAKWIAAKGCATEKACYDADLLAAGQWILAPTDHNGQNPRPDLAPNIVNNSWGGGETTFYQDIVKAWNSAGIFEAFAAGNDGNGVTCSTTAAPGAQDTSYGVGAYDSSGKIASFSGFGPSPVDGSAKPNISAPGVDVESAWPGSTYNTISGTSMATPHVAGAVALLWSESPSLIGNIDETRKLLNEGATDVDDTHCGGTAGMNNVWGEGKLNILSSVEKAPHSAVDVTGKVTSKTTGAGLGNVVVKVTGEGATRTVTTAPDGSYRFAVTPGSYDISYTLYGYSTGSVTGLAAVTGQNQTEDVALDTVPAHDVTGTVLDVTGEPLAKATVSLPGIPLPAATTDSSGHFTFTGVAEGSYTVSTTPAAPLLCNGDSVTDLTVDGAESVTVRLPARADAHGNSCTPATYSWIKGTTKVALSGDEDAKSVATPFPVKLYGVSYSSVGVTTNGLIDVLSARVGDYTNKPLSAGVQPLGVIAPFWDDLTLDKKSSVQTATTGTAGNRKFAIVWNNAAFASGTSSRATFEAVFDEATGAITFQYQSVPGKGASATVGIENQAGSDALQYSYNQAVLTDGSAIRIAQGAQS; encoded by the coding sequence ATGCACGTGCCTCGATCGCCCCGGCGCACACGCGCCGTCTGGGCCGCGGCCGCTCTTTCCGCCGCTGCCCTGCTGACCGGACCGCTGCCCGCGGCGACCGCGGCGACCCAGACCACCACCCCGTCGGCGAAGGTCGACTCGGCCCTGCTGAAGGCCGTGGACAACGGCGCCGACACGTCGTTCTTCGTGGTCCTCAAGGACCAGGCCGACCTGACCGGCGCCAAGACGAAGACCTCGCACTCCGCGAAGGCGAAGGCCGCCTACCAGGAGTTGCGCTCCACGGCGACCTCCGGACAGAAGTCGCTCAACGCCTTCCTCGACAAGAAGAAGGTCGGCCACACGGACTACTGGATCACCAACGCCGTCCGGGTGACGGGTGACCAGGACCTGGTCGAGCAGCTCGCGAAGCGCTCGGACGTCGCCTCCGTCGTCAAGGCCAAGTCGTACAAGCTCGACGACCTCGAGACGTCCGACGCCAAGGTCACCGGCGCGCGCACCGGCGCCGCCACGGAGGCCGACGGCACCACCGCCCTCGACTGGGGCATCAGCGACATCAAGGCCGACCAGGTCTGGGACCAGTACCAGGACCGAGGCGAGGGCATCGTCGTCGCCAGCGTCGACTCGGGCGTCCAGTACGACCACCCGGACCTCGTCGACAACTACCGCGGCAACAACGGCGACGGCACCTTCACGAACGACTACAACTTCTACGACCCGTCGGGTACGTGCGCCACCAGCACCACCCCGTGCGACAACGCGGGCCACGGCACCCACACCATGGGCACGATGGTCGGCAAGAACGGTATCGGCGTCGCGCCGAACGCGAAGTGGATAGCCGCGAAGGGCTGCGCGACAGAGAAGGCGTGCTACGACGCGGACCTGCTCGCCGCCGGCCAGTGGATCCTCGCACCGACCGACCACAACGGGCAGAACCCGCGCCCCGACCTGGCGCCGAACATCGTCAACAACTCGTGGGGCGGCGGCGAGACGACGTTCTACCAGGACATCGTCAAGGCCTGGAACTCCGCGGGCATCTTCGAGGCGTTCGCCGCCGGCAACGACGGCAACGGCGTGACCTGCTCCACCACGGCCGCCCCCGGCGCGCAGGACACCTCCTACGGCGTCGGCGCGTACGACTCCAGCGGCAAGATCGCCTCCTTCTCCGGCTTCGGCCCCTCCCCGGTCGACGGCTCGGCGAAGCCGAACATCTCGGCTCCGGGCGTCGACGTCGAGTCCGCATGGCCGGGTTCGACGTACAACACCATCTCCGGTACGTCGATGGCGACCCCGCACGTCGCGGGCGCCGTCGCCCTGCTGTGGTCCGAGTCCCCGTCGCTCATCGGCAACATCGACGAGACGCGCAAGCTGCTCAACGAGGGCGCGACCGACGTCGACGACACCCACTGCGGCGGCACCGCCGGCATGAACAACGTCTGGGGCGAGGGCAAGCTCAACATCCTCTCCTCCGTCGAGAAGGCCCCGCACTCCGCCGTGGACGTCACCGGCAAGGTCACGTCCAAGACCACCGGCGCCGGCCTGGGCAACGTTGTCGTCAAGGTCACGGGTGAAGGGGCCACGCGCACCGTGACCACGGCCCCCGACGGCTCCTACCGCTTCGCGGTGACCCCGGGCTCGTACGACATCTCGTACACCCTCTACGGCTACTCCACCGGCTCGGTCACCGGCCTCGCGGCCGTCACCGGCCAGAACCAGACCGAGGACGTCGCCCTCGACACCGTGCCCGCGCACGACGTCACCGGCACCGTCCTGGACGTCACCGGCGAGCCGCTCGCCAAGGCCACCGTCAGCCTCCCCGGCATCCCGCTGCCCGCGGCCACCACCGACAGCAGCGGCCACTTCACCTTCACGGGGGTCGCCGAGGGCTCGTACACGGTGTCCACGACGCCCGCCGCACCGCTCCTGTGCAACGGCGACAGCGTCACCGACCTGACGGTCGACGGCGCCGAGTCGGTCACCGTCAGGCTCCCGGCCCGCGCCGACGCCCACGGCAACAGCTGCACCCCGGCCACGTACTCCTGGATCAAGGGCACGACCAAGGTCGCGCTCAGCGGTGACGAGGACGCCAAGTCCGTCGCGACGCCGTTCCCGGTGAAGCTGTACGGCGTCTCGTACTCCAGCGTCGGTGTCACCACGAACGGTCTGATCGACGTCCTGTCGGCGCGCGTCGGCGACTACACCAACAAACCGCTGTCCGCCGGGGTCCAGCCGCTGGGCGTCATCGCCCCGTTCTGGGACGACCTGACCCTCGACAAGAAGTCGAGCGTGCAGACGGCCACCACCGGCACCGCCGGCAACCGCAAGTTCGCGATCGTCTGGAACAACGCGGCCTTCGCGAGCGGCACTTCGAGCCGCGCCACCTTCGAGGCGGTCTTCGACGAGGCCACCGGCGCGATCACCTTCCAGTACCAGTCCGTGCCCGGCAAGGGCGCGAGCGCCACGGTCGGCATCGAGAACCAGGCCGGCAGCGACGCCCTCCAGTACTCGTACAACCAGGCCGTCCTCACCGACGGTTCGGCGATCCGTATCGCCCAGGGAGCCCAGTCATGA
- a CDS encoding VCBS repeat-containing protein, giving the protein MTTHTSRRALRLASFLTVAGLALTAAPHALAADGDSGATTLSSTQAKKLADNTMVDVYGDNASTSGDSSSDATSGTDATSGTDAGTDASTDASTPVTFTAKSVLEGVRGVGATVPAGSDGSYFTVHSLGNVQLHKADGSTAWARTNTSLYKDWQVSPVRLYQSEPYAAHVLMGYNAVSPFSPYSDQGFDTGDLTGDGTPDIVFSASVGSSPYRPFTSPGSTLPTGTFVTVLDGKTGKTVWSKLYSYATNVKIADGTLLVANAPRLNQNAPAAETATLTGIRFSYADGALTPATTWTYDTGTTAAATWAALEDVGGGKVAAAWDLVKTATTAGRGRTVVLDTSDGSVTWQTDSELYGRQLHLDASRKRIVALEQSDTTSDDYKYEVAAYALDTGERTTLDTRSNVLPTAMTIGDAAKGGGDEYAVSESTYDENMAVSSSTIRVLDGSDGNTVRWTYTTKRDADNTSFGPSTWSLNAVGGQLVAAAQDDAGVSTADNSGGARYGSLTAFTNTGKVSWQHDGVTASSMYQQVYKSGGSTNVRTVDLEQNIREYGLGNGSQKSLTPLQGELNYGQAADLNGDKKKDVVVGGTSHGVWAYDGTSLVSGAPKVLWKASVTGAVHDIETGDVNGDGTADVVVAADTATVVLDGRNGKTLATIDGKGQYVRSASVADVNGDGKAEVLVPTDALRVYRGTGKQLWAYAAPAGSGDVVFSDPTVADGQVYAQYTSKNSLALDKAVVNGVALNAAKGTVKWTADPKAPAQAAKSDLIGAVLERPVYASQDIPYADGHAVVYTWIALADPTVAGDLATASPRTVVEIRDGRTGEVLHQALSGSPWSHGNYFTDDHVLYHMGFGVINGYGADGQDTYASVVQPLRRLGVGTGPGGRKILIGGVEGGVAAFDPSILTTGYSFQDAAGSATLIGARSYIAGDLDGDGVDDVVSLNWDRSGFDRMTQLLGSRVTDSDNGIHQMTTYTLS; this is encoded by the coding sequence ATGACAACCCACACCTCACGGCGGGCCCTGCGCCTCGCCTCCTTCCTCACCGTGGCGGGCCTCGCGCTGACCGCGGCACCGCACGCGCTGGCCGCCGACGGCGACTCCGGGGCGACGACGCTCAGCAGCACGCAGGCGAAGAAGCTCGCCGACAACACCATGGTCGACGTGTACGGGGACAACGCCTCGACGTCCGGCGACTCCTCGTCCGACGCGACGTCGGGCACGGACGCGACGTCCGGCACCGACGCGGGCACCGATGCCTCCACGGATGCGTCCACCCCGGTCACCTTCACCGCCAAGTCCGTCCTCGAAGGCGTACGCGGCGTCGGCGCCACCGTGCCCGCGGGCTCCGACGGCAGCTACTTCACCGTGCACAGCCTCGGCAACGTCCAGCTGCACAAGGCCGACGGCTCCACCGCCTGGGCGCGCACCAACACCTCCCTGTACAAGGACTGGCAGGTCAGTCCGGTCCGCCTGTACCAGTCGGAGCCGTACGCGGCCCACGTCCTGATGGGCTACAACGCGGTCTCCCCGTTCTCGCCCTACTCCGACCAGGGCTTCGACACCGGTGACCTCACCGGCGACGGCACCCCTGACATCGTTTTCTCGGCGAGCGTCGGCTCCAGCCCGTACCGGCCCTTCACCTCGCCCGGCTCCACGCTGCCCACCGGCACGTTCGTCACCGTCCTCGACGGCAAGACCGGCAAAACGGTCTGGTCGAAGCTGTACTCGTACGCCACGAACGTGAAGATCGCCGACGGCACCCTGCTCGTCGCCAACGCGCCGCGGCTGAACCAGAACGCCCCGGCCGCCGAGACGGCCACGCTGACCGGCATCCGCTTCTCGTACGCGGACGGCGCCCTCACCCCGGCCACCACCTGGACGTACGACACCGGGACGACCGCGGCCGCCACCTGGGCCGCGCTTGAAGACGTCGGCGGCGGCAAGGTCGCCGCGGCCTGGGACCTGGTCAAGACCGCCACCACCGCCGGCCGCGGACGCACCGTCGTCCTCGACACCTCCGACGGTTCGGTCACCTGGCAGACGGACAGCGAGCTGTACGGCCGTCAGCTGCACCTGGACGCCTCGCGCAAGCGGATCGTCGCCCTGGAGCAGTCGGACACCACCTCGGACGACTACAAGTACGAGGTCGCCGCGTACGCCCTGGACACCGGCGAGCGCACCACCCTCGACACCCGGTCCAACGTGCTGCCCACCGCCATGACGATCGGCGACGCCGCCAAGGGCGGCGGCGACGAGTACGCGGTCAGCGAGTCGACGTACGACGAGAACATGGCCGTGAGCTCCAGCACGATCCGGGTCCTGGACGGCAGCGACGGCAACACCGTCCGCTGGACGTACACGACCAAGCGCGACGCCGACAACACGAGTTTCGGCCCGTCCACGTGGAGCCTGAACGCGGTGGGCGGCCAGCTGGTCGCCGCCGCGCAGGACGACGCCGGCGTCTCCACGGCCGACAATTCGGGCGGCGCCCGCTACGGCTCGCTGACCGCGTTCACGAACACCGGCAAGGTGAGCTGGCAGCACGACGGGGTGACCGCGTCGTCCATGTACCAGCAGGTCTACAAGTCCGGCGGCAGCACCAACGTGCGCACCGTCGACCTGGAACAGAACATCCGCGAGTACGGTCTCGGCAACGGCAGCCAGAAGAGCCTGACGCCGCTGCAGGGCGAGCTGAACTACGGGCAGGCCGCCGACCTGAACGGCGACAAGAAGAAGGACGTCGTCGTCGGCGGCACGTCGCACGGTGTGTGGGCGTACGACGGAACGTCGCTGGTCAGCGGCGCGCCGAAGGTGCTGTGGAAGGCGTCCGTGACCGGCGCGGTGCACGACATCGAGACCGGTGACGTGAACGGCGACGGCACCGCCGACGTCGTGGTCGCCGCGGACACCGCCACCGTCGTCCTGGACGGCAGGAACGGCAAGACCCTCGCCACCATCGACGGCAAGGGCCAGTACGTCCGCTCGGCCTCCGTCGCCGACGTCAACGGCGACGGGAAGGCGGAGGTCCTCGTCCCGACCGACGCGCTGCGCGTCTACCGCGGCACCGGCAAGCAGCTGTGGGCGTACGCGGCCCCGGCCGGCTCCGGTGACGTGGTCTTCTCCGACCCGACCGTCGCCGACGGCCAGGTGTACGCGCAGTACACCAGCAAGAACTCGCTGGCCCTGGACAAGGCCGTGGTGAACGGCGTCGCGCTGAACGCCGCGAAGGGCACGGTCAAGTGGACGGCCGATCCCAAGGCTCCGGCCCAGGCGGCCAAGAGCGACCTGATCGGTGCGGTCCTCGAACGCCCCGTCTACGCGTCGCAGGACATCCCGTACGCGGACGGGCACGCGGTCGTCTACACCTGGATCGCGCTGGCCGACCCGACCGTCGCCGGTGACCTCGCCACCGCGTCCCCGCGGACCGTCGTGGAGATCCGCGACGGGCGCACCGGAGAGGTGCTGCACCAGGCCCTCAGCGGCAGCCCGTGGTCGCACGGCAACTACTTCACCGACGACCACGTGCTCTACCACATGGGATTCGGCGTCATCAACGGCTACGGCGCCGACGGCCAGGACACCTACGCCTCGGTGGTCCAGCCCCTGCGGCGCCTCGGCGTCGGCACAGGCCCCGGCGGACGCAAGATCC